The Carboxydocella sporoproducens DSM 16521 genome has a segment encoding these proteins:
- the hemB gene encoding porphobilinogen synthase, translating into MGFPVNRPRRLRRNETMRRLVRENHLRVEDLVYPLFVTQGQGFRKEIESMPGVAQLSVDLAVEEAQKAAELGIPAVILFGIPAYKDETGSSAWAEDEAVQRAVREIKKTVPQLLVITDVCLCEYTSHGHCGLLQGQEVANDPTLELLARTALSHARAGADIVAPSDMMDGRVAAIRTMLDHHGYQDVAIMSYAVKYASAYYGPFREVAESAPQFGDRKAYQMDPANSREALKEVALDLEEGADIVMVKPALAYMDIIRQVKDAVVVPVAAYNVSGEYTMIKAAARLGWIDEKRIVLETMLGFKRAGADIILTYHALDVAKWLKEGY; encoded by the coding sequence GCGGGAAAATCATTTGCGGGTCGAAGACCTGGTTTATCCTCTTTTTGTTACTCAGGGCCAGGGCTTTCGCAAGGAAATTGAATCCATGCCAGGGGTAGCCCAGCTTTCAGTGGATCTGGCAGTGGAAGAAGCGCAGAAGGCAGCTGAACTGGGGATCCCGGCAGTTATCCTGTTTGGTATTCCCGCCTACAAGGATGAAACAGGCAGCAGTGCCTGGGCCGAGGATGAGGCAGTGCAAAGAGCTGTGCGGGAAATCAAAAAGACAGTACCGCAGCTGCTGGTGATTACCGATGTTTGCCTCTGTGAATATACCAGCCATGGGCATTGTGGCCTGCTTCAGGGCCAAGAAGTGGCCAATGATCCTACCCTGGAGTTACTGGCCCGCACAGCTCTCAGCCATGCCCGGGCCGGGGCGGACATCGTGGCTCCGTCGGATATGATGGACGGCAGGGTGGCAGCCATTCGCACCATGCTGGACCACCATGGCTATCAGGATGTTGCCATCATGTCCTATGCGGTTAAATATGCTTCTGCTTATTATGGCCCTTTTCGGGAGGTAGCCGAATCGGCACCGCAATTCGGAGATCGCAAGGCTTATCAGATGGATCCTGCCAATAGCCGGGAAGCATTAAAAGAGGTTGCCCTTGATCTGGAAGAAGGAGCCGATATTGTCATGGTCAAGCCGGCTCTGGCTTACATGGATATAATCCGTCAGGTCAAGGATGCAGTGGTGGTACCAGTGGCAGCCTATAATGTCAGCGGTGAATATACCATGATCAAGGCTGCGGCCCGTCTGGGCTGGATAGATGAAAAACGGATTGTGCTGGAAACGATGCTTGGCTTTAAACGGGCCGGGGCTGATATAATCCTGACCTATCATGCCCTGGATGTAGCGAAGTGGTTGAAGGAGGGCTATTAA